The Sphaerodactylus townsendi isolate TG3544 linkage group LG02, MPM_Stown_v2.3, whole genome shotgun sequence DNA segment ACAACTCGAGACCATTtatgtttaaataattaaatatattttgcaAGGTTTCATTTCATGCAGTCAATTAAATACACTGCTATCTGTTGAAACAGCAACTTTTACTAGTCATTCAGAAGACGAAACTTTTCAAAACTCAATCATATGAGTGAATGGTCCATTTGTATCCACTTTCAAAACCTGCCGGTTTCCATAGGTCCCATGCCTGAGAATAACACCAGCCTTGGCACATCTGGCATTAGCAACCAGTTCTTGTTCACACAGAGTCACGAACTGAGAATACAGTTCCATCCCGATTTCCTTTTCAATGTTGGAATGATACTGCATATTTCTTCCCTTCAGTTTACCGCCCAGTGTGGCTTGAGGTATTATTAAAATGCTGCCGGCCAAATCCACAATAGAAACATATTTGCCATCTTCAGTTTCACTTAATTTCACATTCAGGAGCGTATTAACTGCAAAAATATAGAAAAAGTCTTAAAATCAGCATAAATAAACACAACTGCTGCCCATTAGCTCGTCTTCTTTTTATATCCTGTCCATGATGCCAGAAGACAAAACATTTACACTGTGAAATTCAAAGCTCCAGATTGATTTGGAAGTAGTACTCTAATTTCAATTGTCATTTTATTTCTCACAAGCTATTCCATAAGCAATTTAACTGTACATGAATGCCCTCTATTGGCAATCTAGTATATGGCTCTTTTTCTAGGTTCAGATGCAACTGTGGAAAAACATCTACATTAGAGAGTAGAGAGCTTCATAATGATTTGGAAGATATTTTTCAACTATTGAACTCATTTTCATGCAGTCAGTTTTCTATCTGGAGAAGGAACAAGTATAGCCACACTTTCTGCGAAATGTCCCAGACACTGGATTGCCATGCAACTGAATGCAATGTCCTAAATAACTATTAGTGGATCAATACTAAGGATTCTGATTGTCAGACTAACAAGCCACATTCTTTCAGTCCACTCCACTCTTACCAAAGGTAAAAATGCTTTACAGTGAAGACTTGAGGTATTATTTAGGACTTTTTCCCATGTTGCAATTTTAATCTAAAAGCATTTGCACAAGTCCAGTGTGACTGAAATATCTTGTCAGAATATTCATAACTACTTGTAGAGGCAGACAAGCGAGTCAGTTCCAGGACTCTAGCAGAAACTCTGATGTTTGTACATTTGTCTCTGGGGTATTCCACTCATCCTTGTTACTCATAACAAAAGGTGGCTTTCAATGTAATGGAATTACATTGGAATCACTCCACCACATAGACCGTCATTTGAAACTACCATCGAACAAAAAGAACTACATGATTACTGTGCACCATGCGCATCAACCTACTACATACATGCAATAATGTAAGACACAACTTTTTAAGTTACCAAATTACTTTTGAGCGTGTACGGTGTCCCTTCCCACCACAGCCCTTTTGAATCTGGAGAGAACAGAAAATCTTGCAAGTCAGACTGATCATACAAAACAGCATTCAAGGTTACAAGTTCTCTCGAATTGTTAGGCAGAATGTAAAATGTAAGATATTAGGCACCTTGCCTAAAAATCAGGATTCTAAACCACTATGTAATGGTTTTACATGTTTCAATACTACATCAAGTCTGTAGGTAAATACAATATAATAGTAAGAATACAGTCCATCTTAACAAGCTTCCTAAGAGCTACCTTAACAAGAACCAGTTAAAATAAAAAGCATGTTGAACTTACATGGAGGACTCAGAATGAAATAAGTAGACTAATTTCCCTGAGTAGTTTTCAGTTTCAAAGCTTTTAGATTAAAATTTTCATTAAATGGGTTCTTACTATTGTCTTGTGAGATATCTTTATGTTAGGTTCAATGAAACAGCTGCATCAAATCACAGTTTGGTTTAGTTTTGGCTGTCTGTTTCAAG contains these protein-coding regions:
- the DTD2 gene encoding D-aminoacyl-tRNA deacylase 2 isoform X2; translation: MADCSRGPAARVVLQQCLHARLQVKPPEPDSEAKWVEIHRGLIIYICFLKGASEEIIPKMVNTLLNVKLSETEDGKYVSIVDLAGSILIIPQATLGGKLKGRNMQYHSNIEKEIGMELYSQFVTLCEQELVANARCAKAGVILRHGTYGNRQVLKVDTNGPFTHMIEF
- the DTD2 gene encoding D-aminoacyl-tRNA deacylase 2 isoform X1; translated protein: MADCSRGPAARVVLQQCLHARLQVKPPEPDSEAKWVEIHRGLIIYICFLKGASEEIIPKMDSKGLWWEGTPYTLKINTLLNVKLSETEDGKYVSIVDLAGSILIIPQATLGGKLKGRNMQYHSNIEKEIGMELYSQFVTLCEQELVANARCAKAGVILRHGTYGNRQVLKVDTNGPFTHMIEF